The genomic stretch TAAAACAAGATCAGTCAGAGAAATCTTTTTACTAGCTACTAATTCTTTCAAAAATTTCCAGTTAATGTTTTCTTGAAAGATCAATTGATTCAAGATCCTATTTACAATTTCTTTTCTTTCCTGTTCAGGTAATTTAACTAATCTTTCTTCAATGATTTTTCCTTGGGATTCTACAAAAAATCTTGCTTCACGAGAGTTTGGATTGAGTTTAGTAGCTATTGCTTGGGAAATTAAATGAAAAGAAATAACATCAGCTTCAGTAATTTCTTCATTGAATAAATAGCTGTAATCATCATTATTAAAATCTTTATTATTTTTTCTTTCAATATACCATTGAATACGCTTAATAGCTAAATCTCCATAGCTTTCAGGTATGAGTGAATCATCATCGATATTTTGACGTTTATCATGAGTAACAATATATATTAATTCATCATTAGAAGAGAATACGCTTTCAAGATCTCCTTTTTCCTTTACTATCTCTTGACCTTCTTCTGAAAGAGGATTTATAAATGACAATAACACCATATTATTTATTTTATCTTTATCATTAAAAAATTATTTGTTTAATTATTTATTTAATATTATTTAGTTATTATTTGATTATTACTTAATTATTACTTAATTATTATTTAATTATTATTTAATTATCTAATTATTTATTTAATTTAAAATTGCATAATTAATTAGTGTTATTTAAAAATTGATATTTAAACTTAAAAATACTTAAACCTAAAAAGTTGATAATAATAAAATTTATTTATAATATTTATAATATAAAAGTGCTATTTATCTCTTATTTACTCTTTAATCTATTTAAATACCTAAATAAGATAGTAAGAAAAATAAAAAAAATAATTAAAAATAATTAAAAATAAAATATAATTTTATATATTACAATATAACAAGTACTTATTTTTTAGTTCCGAGTTCCACATTTTCAGCAATAATATGAATATATTCACTATTTTTTCTATTAAATTTAAGTCTTAAATCAGTGCAAGACAGAGTATTATCTCTCAAACTATTTTCTACTTTTTACTGTAAAATATTTCACTATTAGACCATTTATTATATTGTATTTTATTATTTTTCATTATTCTTATTCATTATTCTTAATATACTCAATAATAATATAGCAATAATATAGCAATAATATTAACATTAGAAAAGGTTCTCTATTTTTATAAAATTATATTAAACCTGTACAATTAATTAATCATTAAAATAAACAAGTAATATTAATTTATGAAACATATTAAAATTATTAAAATCATTTTTATATTTAGAAATATCAATTTCATTGCTAATAATAAGTCTAAAAAATAAATTCATATTCATTAATCAAGAATTCAAATTCAAACAATAATTATAAAAGATTTTTAGTAAAAATAAGGTTAAAAATAGCTAGTTTAAAATAAATCATCATATTTATATAAGAAAAAAGTAAAAAATATAACATATTTAATTTTTCAAATATCTATTAAATATCTATGTTTTTTAATGTTATATTAAATATTATATTATATTTTTTAGTCAATTAATTCAATTAATAATATAATGGGAATATAATGAGATAATATAATAAGATATAATGCTAAATCGATAATATAATATAATTTATATAAATATTACAAAATTATAATAAAGTAATCAAAATATTTTATAATAGAATAATTTTATAATAGAATAATTAAAACATTGCAAATATAGTTAGTCTGATGATAAACTAATTAATAGGAGGAAAAAGATGTCTAAGATTTTTATTTCATGTGCATTACCTTATGCAAATGGACCCTGTCATTTAGGGCACTTAAGATCAACATACATTCCTGCAGATATTTATGCTCGTTATAATAGAATGATTGATAATGAAGTACTACTAGTTGGTGCAACTGATGAACATGGAACACCAATTGCAGTTAAAGCAGATAAAGAAGGTAAAGAACCTATTGAAATAGCTACAAGATATCATAAAATGATTGTAAAGGACTTAAAGTCATGTGACATATCATTCGATAGCTTTACACGTACCACTGATGAAATTCACTATAAAATAGCTCAAAATTTCTTTTTAGATCTATATGGAAAAGATTTAATCTATGAAAAGGAAATAAAACAATTATACTGTGAGAAATGTGAAAAATTCTTACCTGACAGATATGTAGAAGGAACCTGTAAATATTGTAAATCTGAAGGCGCAAGAGGAGATCATTGCGAAAGTTGTGGAAGGCATTTAGATGTGGTGGATTTAATAGATCCGAAATGTTTAACCTGTAATCATACTCCAATAATAAAAGAATCTAATCATTATTTTTTCAGACTTAGTAGCTTCCAAAAGAGTATTGAAGAATATATAGATTCAAATAAAGAAATGCCCGCAAATGTTAAAAATTATGCTAAAAATTGGTTAAAAGAAGGTTTAAATGACTGGATATTAAGTAGAGATATGGATTGGGGTATTCCAATTCCTCTTGAAGGAGTAGAAGGAAAGATAATATATGTTTGGGGAGAAGCATTCCTTGGATACATATCCTCTGCTGTTCAATGGTCAGCTAAGACTGGAAAAGACTGGCAAGAATATTGGAATGATACAGCAATCCATTTTATTGGAAAAGACATAATCTATCACCATGCACTATTTTGGACATCTCTTCTTGAAGGATATGGGTGTAGACTACCAACCAATATTATTGCAGGAGAATATCTCTCACTTGAAGGGAAAAAAATGTCTACAAGTCAAAACTGGGTTATTTGGGTGGAAGATTTTGTTAAAAAATATGATAGTGATTTATTAAGATATTATCTTACAATAAATGCTCCCTTAAGTAAAGATACTGATTTTTCATGGGATGATTTTGGAAGAAGGATTAACGACGAATTAGCTGATGTACTTGGAAATTTCCTACATAGAACATTTACTTTCACAAAAAAATTCTTTGATAATAAAATTCCAGAATATAAAAATCCAAATGATGATGATAGAGCTTTTGAAGTAGCTATTGAAGAGATTCCAAATACCGTGGGAAAATTAATTGAAGAATTTAAATTTAGAGAAGGTTTAGTCGAGATAATAAAAATAGCTAAAAAAGGAAATAAATACTTTAATGATCAAGAACCTTGGAAAGCTGTTAAAGAAGATAATCAAAGAGCAGCTAACTGTTTATATTTGTGTAATCAATTGACTAAAGCATTAGCTATATTATTAAAACCTTATATCCCAAATAAAGCTGAAAAAATTGCTAATATATTAAATATACCAATAGATACAAAATGGAATGACTCAAAAATTCCTCTTGAAGTTAATCATGCGATAAATAAACCAAAACCATTATTTAAAAAAATAGATGAAGATATCCTAGAAAAAGAAAAAGAAAACTTATATAAAAATTTAGAAAGTGAAGAAAAAAATCTAGAAAACAAAGAAGAAAAAGGGGGCGAAGAAATGAATGAACAGATTACTATTGATGATTTCGGAAAAATGGATATGAGAATAGGTGAAATATTAGAAGCTGAAAAAATAAAAGGTTCTAATAAATTATTAAAGTTACAAGTAAATATAAAAGAAAAACAAATCCAAGTTGTAGCTGGAATTGGAACTAAATATTCACCTGAAGAATTAATAAATAAAAAAGTAGTTGTTTTAGTCAATTTACCTCCTGCAAAATTATTCGGAGTAAAATCTGAAGGTATGATACTGGCAAGTGATAGTTCTACTTTATTAGCTTGTGAAGAAGGCGAAGTAGGAGAAAACATAAGATAACATAGAAATAACATGAAAAGTAATAATATTTCAATATAACATAGAATACAAATATAATATGAAATATAAAAATAGAATATAAGCTATAATAGAATATAAATTATAATCAATAGAATATAGACTATAAATATTGAAATATGAACTATAAACAGTAAAATATAAAAATTAAAATCCTATTATATCTAACACACTTCAATAAAAATGAAATTGGCGTTATTCTTGAATTATTGTAAGTGTTAAGTCCTCACGGTGATTAAATGGATGAATCAATTCTTATTAGTAAAGCTGAAAAATATTTAAATGAGGTTCAAAATGAAAAAATAAGTTTGGAAAAAATTTCCAAACTAGAATCATTTAAATCAGTTTACTCTATACTTACAAAAAGATTGAGCAATTTGCAAGAAATGAGAGAAGATATGGATTTAAAAGGCTATACTGCCCCATATCGATCTTTGAATAAGTATGGATCAACTAGTTCAGGAGATATTGCCTTTGAAGAAATGAGCGAAGTAAATAGGCACGGTCAATACTTTAGAATGAAGGCAACAGCTAAAAAAAACGTATTAGATCGGGTTAAATCTGCAATTGATGCTCATAAAATAGCTATAGGGCATTTAGAAGAATTTGGAATCTTTAAATGTGAATCTTGTTCTAAATCATATAAACCCTCAGCATTCATAGAACTATCTAAAAAAAAATCAGCAAATAATAGAAATATTGAAAATATTGAAAACAAGGAAAATATATCAAAATTAGAAGAAAAAGAAGAATGTTCATGTGGCTGTAATGATTTTAAATTCGAAATTAATAAAACGGGAGTTTATAGATTAGAAATCATTCCTTACTTGCCATTATCTGGAAATTATATGGTTTTAATGTCTGAAATGACAAGTTGGGGAAGAGAATCCTTTAAAAAAGTTTTAAGTATATTGAAACAAGAAAGAAAAGGTGTAGTGAAAACCGTTTCAGCAGTTATAAAATTTAAAGAAAATGACAGATGGATAAGGAAAAGAGTTTCACTAGATTCTGAATATGTCAATAGCTATGAAGAAGAAATAAGAAAAGAATATGGTAAAAATGTAAGAATTGAATTTCTGCAATTTCATAGAACTAAACCAACTATAATCAATGATAAACATGCTAGAACTGCACTAGCTATTGGATATGCTAAATATGCAGAAAATATTGTTCAAAACAATAAAGAATCCATATTAAAAGATAAGATTAGTAATATTTACAAATTAGCTAAATACGATGAAATTGTGAGAGATGTAAAACTACAAAGACCTAAATTCGTTGTTGGGGAAGATTCACTAGAAGAATGGAGAAGATTTGAAACTGAAAATAGATTAAAAACTGTTGGATTAATGAGTAAAAGAGAAAATCTAGATCCTCAATTAAAACAAGATATCCATAAAAGAAAAAATGTTGAAAAAAGAGTATTTTCAGAAGTAGCTTCAACATTAATACTATGGGATATTTTTAAATATTACTTAACAACTTCACAAGACAGACGAAAAAGATATGGAGGTCCTTTCCCATATCTCCGTAGTGATATTGATAGAAAACAAAGAAGAATATTTGAAAATATAAACAAAGAAGTTGTTAATATCTTAAAAAATAATGAAAATGAAAAAATAATTGAATTAAATAATATGGATTTATTACTGAATAAAAAATTTAATTTAGAAAAGAAAATAAAAGGATCCAATATAAAAATTGATTATGTTTCACTTGGAGCAGCTATTATAAGCTCAAATTGTAATATTCCAGTTTCTTTATCTTCAAAAACATTCAATGTTACTGAAAAAAGTGTTGAAAATGGAATAAAAAACATTGATACTTTTAAAAAGCCAAAAAGCAATAAATCTAAAAAATTCTTAGAAATGATAAAGAAATAAACTTAGAAATAAAAAAGAAATGAAAAAGAAATAAGCTTAGAAATAAAGAAGAAGTAAATAATATATTTATAGATTAAAATGCTAGATAAAGATAAAAATAAAAAAGAGGCAGAAACAATCCATATTAGCTCTCAACTAAGTTCAAAAATGATTGTTAATCTGATGGATGAATATCCTAACTTAAAAAGAATTACATGTCCTCCTAGCATATATAAAAGAATTTCAAAAAAATATTTAGAAGCTTTAGAAGAATTAGAAATAGAAGTAGAAATTAAGCATAATTGGACCACTAGAATAAAATATAGTGATGAAAAAAAAGAAGAAGTCATCAAATTAATAAAAAGTGGTAAAACTCCAACTGAAGTAGCAGAATACCTAAATTTACCTGTAAAAACTATATATTATATGAAAAATAGTTATGATAAAGAGAAATTCAAGTTAAAAAGAGGTAAAAAGAATAAATATAATGATGCTACAAGAACAAGAATAAAAAATTTAGCTAAGTCAGGAGTTCCAGTTAAAAAAATTGCAAAAAAAGAAAATATTCCTCTTAGAACTGTTTATCATATAATAAAAAATAGTTAAGATTAATAATAAGTTTATATTAAATAAAATAATAGTATATTAAATAAAATAAATATATATTAAATAATAAACAGTTATATTAAAAATAAGATAAAATTATAGAAATAAGAACTATAATAAAAGTATAGAAATAAGAACTATAATAAAACTATAAAATAGAGATTATAGAAATAAAATACATATAAACAATAAAATAAAGGTGAAAAATTGATAAATCTACTTACTACAAATCCTGAAATTACAATTGTCCTAGTTTCAGCTATCTGTGGTATTTTAGGGTTTTTTGTAACTAGGTTCACAATGCCTAGACTAATAAGAAAGCTTGAAAAAGCAAATATCATAGGGAAAGATATTCATAAAACTGCTAAGCCAATAGTGGCTGAAATGGGTGGAATAGGGATCTTATTTGGATTTATAATAGGTATATTTGCTGGAATATATTTACATCCAATTATAACTTTTCAACTGACAGTTGTTTTAGTAGTTATACTCCTTGTTGGGATTATAGGTATGGTAGATGATTTATTAACATTATCCTCAAAAGAAAAATTTATTTTACTATTTCTTGCAGGTATTCCTTTGATATGGATTGCACCTCCAAATGTTGGATTGTTATACATAATTTTAATCCCTATAGCTGTTTCAATAGTAGCTAATCTTACAAATATGTTAGCAGGTTTAAATGGAATTGAATCAGGTCTTGGAGTAATAGCTATGACCTCATTAACCATATCTTGTATAATATTAGGCAAATATGATGTAGCTATTATAAGTATGAGTATGTTAGGAGCATTAATTGCATTTTTACTTTATAATAAATATCCTTCACGAGTATTTCCAGGAGATACTGGGACTTTAATTATTGGAGCAGCAATAGCAGCAATAGCTTTTATTGGTAGGATGAAATTAATCGCATTTATTGTTCTTTTTCCAAATATACTTGATGCAGCTATGAAATTTTATAGTGCAGGAGTCATGGAAAGACAACAACACAGACCAACAGAAGTTAATAATGATGGTAAGCTGATAATTCCTGATCAAGGCTTTAAATCATTAATTAGATTAGTTCTTAGAAAACCGATTAGTGAAAAAGAAGCTGTGAGAATAATTTGGGGAATCGGAATTTTATTTGGAATACTTGGAATTATAGTGGCAATAATACTTCCAGATATAATTGGAAATACCACTCTAGCTCAATTCATTAAATACAAAGATATTTTATATTATTTATTTAATTAAAGTATCATAAATATTCAATATTATTATAATTATATTTTATAATTATATTTTATATAATAATTAATATTATTAATATAGTAATAATGATTAATAAAAATACTAATATTACTAATATTATTAAATGTTCAGTATTACAATAATACTAAAAATAATATTGAGCATAATAATACTAGATATAACAATAAATATATAAATACTAACTATAATAATATTGGATATAATAATACTAAATATAATAATATTAATTATAATAATAGTAAGTATAATAATACTAACTATAATAATATTAATTATAGTAATGTTAAGTATAATAATACTAATTATATTAATACTAAATATAATAACATCTAAAAACTATAGAATACAACATAAAAACTAGAAAAATTAAATCCATTGAACATTAGCAGTTGTATAAACATGATGATTAGAAAAACAAGGATTATGTAATGCATTAGTTAAGTTAGATGTGTCAAATGCCATAGTAATACTTTTTCTTAAATTAAAATTTATTCTATCTCCTGTTGAAGTCCTATCCCCTTTCAACATTACTGAAGAAGATGATACAAAAGCCTTTATTTGAATACTTGTTCTATTATATCTACTATCATATCCCCTATTAATAGTTTCTATTTTTACTAATTTAACAGAATTAGGATGTGTTAAAACAGAATTATTAATTTTATATTTATTATAAGCACTTTTTTCAAAAACACTTAACCTTCCACCATCTAAACCAGTGGTAGCACCATTTTTAGCTGCTAAAATAGATAAATTTAAATCATATTCTTGAGCTAAAGAGTTAATTAATAATAAAGCTAGAATTATACCAAAACTAATTAAAAAAAGAAACTCAATAGATCCTTGTCCTTTATTTTCGTTTTTAAACACCATTTTATCAATAAATATATTATTCAATAGATTAAGATTAATTTATTACTAAAATATCAATAAATATAGAGTTATATTGTTACAAACATTGTATAATTACAATAAAAACTATTTAATAATTTACAAATTACTAATCATTATAAATTTGAATTACAGTTAAATTATTATTATCTAATGATTTTTTAATTTTATATGAATTTCCAGGATATATTTTAACTTCTTCAATAGGGTCAAGGTTAACATTGACTATTCTAATAGGTATTAAAGCAGAATCAGCTTTTTTGTTTTCTAATTCTAAAACAACTTCATCATAGTTTATTGTTATTCTAAAATCTTTACCCGAAATGTTATCTGGAATATTAATTTCCTTCATATGCCCTAAATTGTTGGAATTAACTTGATTTATAGTATTAGCAATATTATCAATTAATATTCTCCCACCCATATCTTCTTCAATTGTTTTTTGATCTTCTAAAGCGTTTCCAATGAGATTCAAAACAATGATTCCAATTGTCAAAGTTAAAAATATTGAAAATAAAAAATCAATTGTATATACTCCTCTTGAATCCATGTAAAAGTCTTTATTGATTTCCATTAAAAAGGTTTGCTGATTTTTTATTGTAAAAACAAGTCCTCAAAGTTATTTTAAGATAAAAACATTAAATTAATAGAATATATTAAAATTTACTTGAAAAATTTTCAAAAAAAAGACAATTTTACAAGAAAAGAACAAAAATAAAGAAGAATTGAAATAAGAAAACAAAAAGAGAATAAAATAAAAAAATAATAGAAAAATAATAAAAATATAAGAAAAATAATAAAAAAATAATAGAAAAATAATAAAAATATTAGAAAAATATTAAAAATAAGAAATATTTAAAATAAAAATAGATGAAATAGAAATAATAATATAATCAAAAGTACAAAAATAAATATCAGTTGATAATATGTATGAATTATTATTATTTACTGGGGGCATTTATAAATTCAATGAATTTAAAGAATTTATAGATGATTTAGGTGGATTGATAATTGAAATGGAAAGTTTCAAAATTAGTAGAGGAATGTATTTTTTAAGTGAAGAAGTAAAAGTCCTAATACTTGTTCCAATTGGAGAAAAAAAAGAAATAACCCATTTTGCTAAAAAGATTAAAGGATCTATTGAACCAGTACTAATGGAAGAAAAAGAATGTGAAAAAGTAATATTAATATTTGAAATCTATAAAAAGCTAAAAATTAATGAATTAACAAGTATTGAAAATATAATAGATCATTTAATAAATAATACTAACTTTATTGAAATAAAAAACCCAAAAAACGAATTATCATATAACAAATATGAAAAAAATAAAATAGAAGAATCCATAACAAATCTCCAAATAAAAAAAGAAAATTATAAAAAAGAAGAATTTTTAGAAAAGGTTGTTGATTTACTAATTATTATGGAAAAAATGAAGATAATAGAAACAGTAGAAAAAAAAGAAAAGATAGAATCAACTTATTTTAAGATAAAAATTCATAAATAAATAAAAAATAAAAAAGCTAAAAATAAAAGTAAAAGCTCAAAATAGAATTTTATCATTATATAATTTAAGAATGATTAAGAATATACTAAAAAAATAATTAAGAGGACACTAAAAAATAATTGAGAGGATAAAATGAAAATTTTCATACTTAGTTCAGGAGAATACGGATCCAAAATAGTAAATGGAATAGCTACTCATGGTTTTGCATCTAACATTATAGGCATACATGAATTTCCATCTGAAGATGATTTACCAGAGTTTATAGATGATATAAGTAGTTATATACCTGAAAATATTCCTGAATCAGACTTAATAATAGCAGTTGGACTTTATGGAGATATAAACATGGTTATTCCAGAGGTAGTTAAGAAATCAGGAGCTAAATCTGTAATTGCTCCCATTTATCATCCAAAACAATTACCATTAGGACTTCAAAATGAAATAATAAGTGAATTAGATGATAATACAACCATTGTATTTCCTAAACCTTTCTGTGGACTAACTCCAATAGGAGATGAATTTATTGATAAATTTACAGAAGTATTTGGAAGACCTAAGTTTGAAATAGAAACTGATAGTGAATCTGAAGAAACTGATTTAGATAGTAATATTTCTTCTATAAAAGTTATAAGAGGAGCTCCTTGTGGTTCAAGCTGGTTTATAGCTGAAAACTTAAATGGAGTTTCAGTTAAAGATGCTGAATTTGAAGCAAACAATAAACTTCATAATTTTCCTTGTGTTGCTTCAATGGCAACGGATAATGCTACTGGAGACACAATATTACATATTGCAAGTTATAGAACAAAAGAAGCTATTAAAAGGGCTCTTGGTTTCACTTTTAAAGTTCCAATGGTGGATGAAGAAGCTTGTGAAGGATTTGAAGAATGTGAAAATGCCTGTTTAAACTCTTGTCCAAATGTTTTAACCGGTGTTGATACTATTTACTATAATGATGATGGTAAAGCTGTAATAGACCCTGTATCATGTGGAGTATGTGAAATTTGTATTCATGAATGTCCTTATGGAGCTATTGAAGTATATGAAAAAAGAGTTAATATTAAAAAAGATAATGAATAAGACTAATGAATAAATATACTGAATAAATATATTTAATAAAAATCAAATTTTAGTTAATATAATAAAAATTAATACACATGCACTGTTATACAATATTAACAAATACTAACATACAATAGAAATACTGATTATAATACAAGAACTGTTATAAATATTAATACACATACTGATTATACAATAATACAATTATTAATTATAGAATAGATAATACAAATAAAATGCAAGAATAATAAATACAAAGAACAAGAATAACAAAAATAATAAGGATAATAAAAGTAATAAGGATAATAAAAATAATAAAAGTAATAAAAATAATAAGAACAATAAAATACTATTTTCAATACATTAAAATTATTAAAAAATAAGACATTAAAAAACATAGTGTAAATTAATCATGTGATATAATGAAAGGAAAAGTGATTTTCATAGGTGCTGGTCCTGGAGACCCAAAATTATTAACAATTGGTGGATATCAAGCGATTGAAAAAGCAGATATAATTATATATGCAGGTTCATTAGTTAATCCAGAAGTTCTAAATCATAGAAAAAAAACTGCTGAAGTGTACAATAGTGCAACGATTGATTTAAATCAAATAATAGAAATTATTGAAAAAGGAATAGATAACAATAAAGCAATCGCTAGAGTCCATACTGGAGATCCATCAATTTATGGGGCGATTGGTGAACAAATCAGAGAATTGGAAAAAAGAAATATAGAATATGAAATAATTCCAGGAGTTAGTTCTGTCTTTGCAACAGCTGCAGCCCTTGAATCCGAGCTAACACTACCTGAAATATCACAAACAGTGATAATAACTAGACCTGAAGGAAGAACCCCAAAACCTGAAAAAGAAAGTTTAGCTAGCCTAGCAACACATCAAGCAACTATGTGCATATTCCTTGGAGTTGGAATGATTGAAAAAGTTGTAGAAGAACTTAAAAATGGTTTTGATGGTAAAGAAGGTTATAATGAAAACACTCCAATTGCTGTAGTTAAAAAAGC from Methanobrevibacter arboriphilus JCM 13429 = DSM 1125 encodes the following:
- the metG gene encoding methionine--tRNA ligase; its protein translation is MSKIFISCALPYANGPCHLGHLRSTYIPADIYARYNRMIDNEVLLVGATDEHGTPIAVKADKEGKEPIEIATRYHKMIVKDLKSCDISFDSFTRTTDEIHYKIAQNFFLDLYGKDLIYEKEIKQLYCEKCEKFLPDRYVEGTCKYCKSEGARGDHCESCGRHLDVVDLIDPKCLTCNHTPIIKESNHYFFRLSSFQKSIEEYIDSNKEMPANVKNYAKNWLKEGLNDWILSRDMDWGIPIPLEGVEGKIIYVWGEAFLGYISSAVQWSAKTGKDWQEYWNDTAIHFIGKDIIYHHALFWTSLLEGYGCRLPTNIIAGEYLSLEGKKMSTSQNWVIWVEDFVKKYDSDLLRYYLTINAPLSKDTDFSWDDFGRRINDELADVLGNFLHRTFTFTKKFFDNKIPEYKNPNDDDRAFEVAIEEIPNTVGKLIEEFKFREGLVEIIKIAKKGNKYFNDQEPWKAVKEDNQRAANCLYLCNQLTKALAILLKPYIPNKAEKIANILNIPIDTKWNDSKIPLEVNHAINKPKPLFKKIDEDILEKEKENLYKNLESEEKNLENKEEKGGEEMNEQITIDDFGKMDMRIGEILEAEKIKGSNKLLKLQVNIKEKQIQVVAGIGTKYSPEELINKKVVVLVNLPPAKLFGVKSEGMILASDSSTLLACEEGEVGENIR
- a CDS encoding MraY family glycosyltransferase; its protein translation is MNLLTTNPEITIVLVSAICGILGFFVTRFTMPRLIRKLEKANIIGKDIHKTAKPIVAEMGGIGILFGFIIGIFAGIYLHPIITFQLTVVLVVILLVGIIGMVDDLLTLSSKEKFILLFLAGIPLIWIAPPNVGLLYIILIPIAVSIVANLTNMLAGLNGIESGLGVIAMTSLTISCIILGKYDVAIISMSMLGALIAFLLYNKYPSRVFPGDTGTLIIGAAIAAIAFIGRMKLIAFIVLFPNILDAAMKFYSAGVMERQQHRPTEVNNDGKLIIPDQGFKSLIRLVLRKPISEKEAVRIIWGIGILFGILGIIVAIILPDIIGNTTLAQFIKYKDILYYLFN
- a CDS encoding methyl-coenzyme M reductase family protein, with amino-acid sequence MYELLLFTGGIYKFNEFKEFIDDLGGLIIEMESFKISRGMYFLSEEVKVLILVPIGEKKEITHFAKKIKGSIEPVLMEEKECEKVILIFEIYKKLKINELTSIENIIDHLINNTNFIEIKNPKNELSYNKYEKNKIEESITNLQIKKENYKKEEFLEKVVDLLIIMEKMKIIETVEKKEKIESTYFKIKIHK
- a CDS encoding DUF166 domain-containing protein, which codes for MKIFILSSGEYGSKIVNGIATHGFASNIIGIHEFPSEDDLPEFIDDISSYIPENIPESDLIIAVGLYGDINMVIPEVVKKSGAKSVIAPIYHPKQLPLGLQNEIISELDDNTTIVFPKPFCGLTPIGDEFIDKFTEVFGRPKFEIETDSESEETDLDSNISSIKVIRGAPCGSSWFIAENLNGVSVKDAEFEANNKLHNFPCVASMATDNATGDTILHIASYRTKEAIKRALGFTFKVPMVDEEACEGFEECENACLNSCPNVLTGVDTIYYNDDGKAVIDPVSCGVCEICIHECPYGAIEVYEKRVNIKKDNE
- a CDS encoding DUF530 domain-containing protein, which codes for MDESILISKAEKYLNEVQNEKISLEKISKLESFKSVYSILTKRLSNLQEMREDMDLKGYTAPYRSLNKYGSTSSGDIAFEEMSEVNRHGQYFRMKATAKKNVLDRVKSAIDAHKIAIGHLEEFGIFKCESCSKSYKPSAFIELSKKKSANNRNIENIENKENISKLEEKEECSCGCNDFKFEINKTGVYRLEIIPYLPLSGNYMVLMSEMTSWGRESFKKVLSILKQERKGVVKTVSAVIKFKENDRWIRKRVSLDSEYVNSYEEEIRKEYGKNVRIEFLQFHRTKPTIINDKHARTALAIGYAKYAENIVQNNKESILKDKISNIYKLAKYDEIVRDVKLQRPKFVVGEDSLEEWRRFETENRLKTVGLMSKRENLDPQLKQDIHKRKNVEKRVFSEVASTLILWDIFKYYLTTSQDRRKRYGGPFPYLRSDIDRKQRRIFENINKEVVNILKNNENEKIIELNNMDLLLNKKFNLEKKIKGSNIKIDYVSLGAAIISSNCNIPVSLSSKTFNVTEKSVENGIKNIDTFKKPKSNKSKKFLEMIKK
- the cobM gene encoding precorrin-4 C(11)-methyltransferase, whose amino-acid sequence is MKGKVIFIGAGPGDPKLLTIGGYQAIEKADIIIYAGSLVNPEVLNHRKKTAEVYNSATIDLNQIIEIIEKGIDNNKAIARVHTGDPSIYGAIGEQIRELEKRNIEYEIIPGVSSVFATAAALESELTLPEISQTVIITRPEGRTPKPEKESLASLATHQATMCIFLGVGMIEKVVEELKNGFDGKEGYNENTPIAVVKKASWKEQLIVKGTLSDIVNKVKKANITKTAMIVVGEVLDPGDFESSKLYDPNFKHEYR